From Synoicihabitans lomoniglobus, the proteins below share one genomic window:
- a CDS encoding copper-binding protein yields the protein MKHITSSIQRSSRLLRSPLRMSCKPVHCAAMYLRRLPHLGLLLALAAAAVPGQTVTFEERNLAAGSGSATPQFASAYDGSLYVSWTESAANHAATLLISRFDRGNDAWLPPVQIATGTNWFVNWADTPTIAAGLRGKVAAVWSVNNPDDDHGYHAVYATSEDHGQTWSAPAPLSTESHATEFVEVAPLINGQWLAIWLDGRDRAGHHGAGNMQLRSRLLGSDEPDTLIDARVCDCCSISALVLPNGAVLAAYRDRSDDEIRDIAYARYSRGEWTTTTAPATDGWHIAGCPVNGPKLSRRGAHVAVSWFTGEGDDPRVMTARSNNIGNSWNFVSRVDDPSASATRGAVSSAVTRDGSQWTTWVETNGSIALRRVNRDNELGPIHHLPNHAAAGGRAGGVPRMTLLDNRSDAPARLIIARTVPGSGDTPGRVTTHIASIAPDTDATLDDCGCGPSEAETRGHALRGRIEGIMADRNALLVAHEEIPGVMRAMTMMFQVDPRVIPLVKAEQNITARMERREDGKWWLFNIRLLNTVK from the coding sequence GTGAAACACATCACTTCGTCCATCCAACGCAGCTCGCGCCTGCTTCGGTCTCCCTTGCGAATGTCGTGCAAGCCGGTTCACTGTGCCGCCATGTATCTGCGCCGACTCCCGCACCTCGGGCTTCTCCTGGCTCTCGCCGCGGCGGCCGTCCCGGGCCAGACCGTGACGTTCGAGGAACGTAATTTGGCGGCGGGTTCCGGCTCGGCCACGCCTCAATTCGCCAGTGCCTACGACGGCAGTCTCTACGTTTCGTGGACGGAATCGGCCGCCAACCATGCCGCAACCCTGCTGATCTCCCGCTTCGATCGCGGGAACGACGCCTGGTTGCCGCCGGTGCAAATCGCGACCGGGACCAACTGGTTCGTCAACTGGGCGGATACCCCGACGATTGCCGCCGGCTTGCGGGGCAAAGTTGCCGCCGTCTGGTCCGTAAACAATCCCGACGACGACCACGGCTATCACGCCGTCTACGCCACCTCGGAAGACCACGGCCAAACCTGGAGCGCCCCCGCCCCACTCTCGACCGAGAGCCATGCGACCGAATTCGTCGAAGTCGCCCCTCTCATCAACGGCCAGTGGCTCGCCATCTGGCTCGACGGACGTGATCGCGCGGGACACCACGGCGCGGGCAACATGCAACTGCGCAGCCGCCTGCTTGGTAGCGACGAACCGGATACGTTGATCGATGCGCGCGTTTGCGACTGCTGCTCCATCAGCGCGCTGGTGCTGCCCAACGGCGCGGTGCTCGCGGCCTACCGCGATCGCAGTGATGACGAGATTCGCGACATCGCCTACGCCCGTTACAGTCGGGGCGAGTGGACCACCACCACTGCTCCGGCGACCGACGGCTGGCATATCGCCGGCTGCCCGGTCAATGGCCCCAAGCTCAGCCGCCGCGGGGCCCACGTCGCCGTGTCGTGGTTTACCGGCGAAGGCGATGATCCACGGGTCATGACCGCTCGTTCCAACAACATCGGCAACAGTTGGAACTTCGTCAGTCGCGTCGACGACCCCTCCGCGTCAGCCACCCGTGGAGCCGTGTCGTCCGCGGTGACGCGTGATGGCAGTCAATGGACCACGTGGGTGGAAACCAACGGTTCGATCGCCCTGCGCCGCGTAAATCGCGACAACGAGCTCGGGCCGATTCACCATCTCCCCAACCACGCCGCGGCGGGCGGACGCGCGGGCGGCGTGCCCCGCATGACGCTGCTCGACAACCGCTCCGATGCGCCCGCCCGGTTGATCATCGCCCGCACCGTTCCAGGCAGCGGCGACACGCCCGGCCGCGTTACCACGCACATCGCCTCCATCGCCCCCGACACCGACGCCACGCTCGACGATTGTGGCTGCGGTCCCAGTGAAGCGGAAACCCGCGGTCACGCGTTGCGCGGTCGGATCGAAGGCATCATGGCCGATCGCAACGCCCTGCTCGTCGCCCACGAGGAAATCCCCGGGGTCATGCGCGCCATGACCATGATGTTTCAAGTCGACCCGCGGGTGATTCCGTTGGTCAAGGCCGAGCAAAACATCACGGCACGCATGGAACGTCGCGAGGACGGCAAATGGTGGCTCTTCAATATCCGCCTGCTGAACACGGTCAAATAA
- a CDS encoding TonB-dependent copper receptor, producing the protein MSAFLFLIARVASLTPRLPVFFLALTTVVFAQTTALNLDPVVVTTARSRQPLIVATDPKAAAQPAHAHDGADVLKNIPGFAVIRKGGADGDPMLRGMAGSRLGILVEGEGVLGGCSFRMDPPTAYIFPAAYDRITVIKGPQAVRYGPISPAGAVRFERDFARRDSTGATAFGTATIGEFGRRDGALDLRGGNDLVQGRLAATYASMDDYIDGAGNQVHGAYERWSTNASVAWTPDAQTFIELTGARSDGEAAYADRMMDGAVFDRENGGLRVRRTSISELIATAEMQVFVNAVDHVMDNYSLRAFVPSMMMPGQAVANPDRLTYGGRFALELTPAEAWRLDVGLDHQSNRHRTRSTMNQDAMPYQAKARVTDSNFHQTGVFLESSYSFSDDTRAFAGARADRWSATDKRATVSLGMMGGTVVNPTADLQRTSTLPGAFARVEHDLAQGSTVYLGLGHTQRFPDYWELISAESLTSASGFITDVEKTTQLDAGWLRQRGPIDLSVSTFVSRIDDYILIESDVAKPRATMGGMMMATRAATVARNIDAATVGGELGLGYRIGEHLRFDGSLAYVRGDNVTEDLPLAQLPPLEARLGFTYSRAIWSVGALWRGAAAQHRIAVNQGNIVGQDIGPSPAFEVVSINASWAPTTAVRLSAGIDNLFDTAYAEHISRAGAAVAGFAQTTRVNEPGRFIWFKCDYRH; encoded by the coding sequence ATGTCCGCCTTTCTGTTTTTGATCGCCCGGGTCGCTTCCCTGACGCCGCGCTTACCCGTTTTCTTCCTCGCGTTGACGACGGTTGTCTTCGCCCAAACCACCGCCCTCAACCTCGATCCGGTGGTCGTGACCACTGCTCGTTCCCGGCAGCCGCTCATCGTGGCCACCGATCCCAAAGCCGCCGCCCAACCCGCCCACGCCCACGACGGCGCGGATGTTTTGAAAAACATTCCCGGTTTCGCCGTCATCCGCAAAGGCGGTGCCGATGGTGATCCCATGCTGCGAGGCATGGCGGGCTCCCGCCTCGGCATCCTCGTCGAAGGCGAAGGCGTTTTGGGCGGATGCTCCTTCCGCATGGATCCGCCCACGGCGTATATCTTTCCCGCCGCCTACGACCGCATCACCGTGATCAAGGGACCACAAGCGGTGCGCTACGGCCCGATCAGTCCCGCCGGAGCGGTGCGTTTCGAGCGCGACTTCGCACGCCGTGACAGCACCGGTGCCACCGCCTTCGGCACCGCCACCATCGGCGAATTCGGTCGCCGTGACGGCGCGCTCGATCTTCGGGGCGGCAACGATCTGGTCCAAGGTCGGCTGGCCGCGACCTACGCTTCCATGGACGACTACATCGATGGTGCAGGCAACCAGGTTCACGGTGCCTACGAACGCTGGAGCACCAACGCCTCCGTGGCATGGACTCCCGACGCCCAAACATTTATCGAACTCACCGGCGCGCGCAGCGACGGTGAAGCCGCCTACGCCGACCGCATGATGGATGGGGCGGTTTTCGATCGTGAAAACGGGGGCCTCCGCGTTCGCCGCACCAGTATTTCCGAGCTCATCGCCACGGCGGAGATGCAGGTTTTCGTCAATGCTGTCGACCACGTCATGGACAACTATTCCCTGCGAGCATTCGTCCCGTCCATGATGATGCCGGGCCAAGCCGTCGCCAATCCCGACCGGCTAACCTATGGTGGGCGTTTCGCCCTCGAGCTCACCCCGGCGGAGGCGTGGCGCCTCGACGTCGGGTTGGATCATCAGAGCAACCGCCACCGAACGCGCTCCACCATGAACCAGGATGCGATGCCGTATCAGGCCAAAGCGCGCGTGACCGACTCAAACTTCCACCAAACGGGTGTATTCCTGGAATCTTCGTATTCATTTTCTGATGACACCCGTGCCTTCGCCGGGGCTCGGGCGGACCGCTGGAGCGCGACCGATAAGCGGGCGACCGTCTCCCTCGGCATGATGGGGGGCACGGTGGTCAATCCCACGGCCGACTTGCAACGCACCTCAACCCTGCCCGGTGCCTTCGCCCGGGTGGAACACGACTTGGCCCAAGGCTCCACCGTCTACCTCGGCTTGGGCCACACCCAACGTTTCCCCGACTACTGGGAGTTGATTTCGGCCGAGAGTCTGACGTCCGCGAGCGGTTTCATTACCGACGTGGAAAAAACGACGCAACTCGACGCCGGCTGGCTACGACAACGCGGCCCCATCGATCTCTCGGTTTCCACGTTCGTCTCGCGCATCGACGACTACATTCTCATCGAAAGTGATGTCGCCAAACCCAGGGCCACAATGGGTGGCATGATGATGGCGACCCGTGCCGCCACCGTCGCTCGCAACATCGACGCGGCAACCGTCGGAGGAGAACTCGGCCTCGGCTACCGCATCGGCGAACACCTGCGCTTTGACGGCAGCCTCGCCTACGTCCGGGGCGACAACGTCACGGAAGATCTTCCCCTCGCCCAACTCCCGCCCCTGGAAGCGCGGCTGGGCTTCACCTATTCCCGCGCCATCTGGTCAGTCGGCGCGCTTTGGCGCGGGGCCGCCGCCCAGCACCGCATTGCGGTCAACCAAGGCAACATCGTCGGCCAGGACATTGGTCCGTCGCCCGCGTTCGAAGTGGTGTCGATCAATGCCAGTTGGGCCCCGACCACTGCCGTGCGACTCTCCGCCGGCATCGACAACCTGTTCGACACGGCCTACGCCGAGCACATCAGCCGAGCCGGCGCGGCGGTGGCGGGCTTCGCCCAAACCACCCGGGTCAACGAACCCGGCCGCTTCATTTGGTTCAAATGCGACTACCGTCACTAA
- a CDS encoding DUF1653 domain-containing protein gives MSADNDLPPLPPEPQPGRYQHYKGGAYDVIGLARHSETLEPMVVYRALYGEGGLWVRPAAMWVETVEIDGRTVPRFKRI, from the coding sequence ATGTCTGCTGATAATGATTTGCCGCCTCTGCCGCCCGAACCGCAACCCGGGCGCTACCAGCACTACAAGGGCGGCGCGTATGATGTGATCGGGCTGGCCCGTCATTCCGAGACGCTGGAGCCGATGGTGGTTTACCGGGCTCTTTATGGCGAAGGTGGTCTGTGGGTGCGCCCTGCCGCCATGTGGGTTGAGACCGTGGAGATTGATGGGCGCACCGTGCCGCGTTTTAAGCGGATCTAG
- a CDS encoding MFS transporter, which produces MPLPTLPRLPTNVWVLAVTQAFGMSTVSMMALVAGLLGTTLAPTPKLATLPTAMIVIGTASSMLWVPFLLQAWGRKRGTLVGFAAAFLACGLGAAAAVRGSFPLLLACGYGMGIGIAFWQQLRFAALESVDDPQRYGTVLAVMMMGGLTSAFLGPEMGALGRDLWPQAFAGSFLLVAGLLALGLIAFQFFQEPPRQASTDRSEARPLRVIARSPRFLIAAGSAAVGFAVMSFVMTATPINMHELCGIELADTKRVIQAHIIAMFAPSLASSWLMSRFGLSRMMAMGAGMFGVVVLIGLLGQELMHFWGSLLLLGIGWNFLFVGGTALLPTCYRPSEKFKVQALNDVIVFSTQAIASLSAGWFLFSYGWNIMLFTCMPLVLAAWGLARWLRRVEDPQTRSA; this is translated from the coding sequence GTGCCCTTGCCCACGCTGCCCCGACTCCCCACCAATGTCTGGGTCCTGGCCGTCACGCAGGCGTTTGGGATGTCGACGGTGTCCATGATGGCCTTGGTGGCGGGACTGTTGGGCACCACGCTCGCTCCGACCCCGAAGCTCGCCACGTTGCCCACGGCGATGATCGTGATCGGCACGGCGAGTTCGATGCTGTGGGTCCCGTTTCTGTTACAAGCCTGGGGCCGCAAGCGGGGCACGTTGGTGGGATTCGCCGCCGCGTTTCTGGCCTGCGGCTTGGGTGCCGCGGCGGCCGTGCGCGGATCATTTCCGCTGCTGCTGGCGTGTGGCTACGGCATGGGGATCGGCATCGCCTTCTGGCAGCAACTGCGTTTTGCCGCGCTGGAGAGTGTGGATGACCCGCAACGCTACGGCACCGTGTTGGCGGTGATGATGATGGGCGGACTCACCTCCGCCTTTCTCGGCCCCGAGATGGGGGCGCTCGGGCGTGACCTGTGGCCGCAGGCATTTGCCGGATCGTTCCTGCTGGTCGCCGGCCTACTCGCTCTGGGCCTGATCGCGTTTCAGTTTTTTCAGGAACCGCCGCGGCAGGCGTCGACCGACCGCAGCGAGGCGCGCCCCCTGCGGGTGATTGCCCGTTCGCCGCGGTTTCTCATCGCCGCGGGCTCGGCCGCGGTGGGATTTGCGGTGATGAGTTTCGTCATGACGGCCACCCCGATCAACATGCACGAATTGTGCGGTATCGAACTCGCTGATACCAAGCGCGTGATTCAAGCGCACATCATCGCGATGTTTGCACCGAGCCTGGCCAGCAGTTGGTTGATGAGCCGATTCGGACTCAGCCGCATGATGGCGATGGGAGCCGGCATGTTCGGGGTGGTCGTGCTCATCGGTCTGCTCGGGCAGGAATTGATGCACTTCTGGGGCAGCCTCCTCCTGCTCGGTATCGGCTGGAATTTCCTGTTTGTCGGGGGCACCGCGTTACTCCCGACGTGCTACCGCCCCAGCGAAAAGTTCAAGGTTCAGGCGTTGAACGATGTCATCGTTTTCAGCACGCAGGCCATTGCCTCGCTCTCCGCCGGGTGGTTCCTGTTCAGCTATGGTTGGAACATCATGCTGTTCACTTGCATGCCCCTGGTGCTCGCAGCGTGGGGGTTGGCCCGATGGCTGCGACGAGTCGAGGATCCTCAAACTAGATCCGCTTAA
- the modB gene encoding molybdate ABC transporter permease subunit gives MFALVTVFGVWLLSAPLWESLWLTFKLAGITTVLLGLIGLPLAHWLNTTRRRMAPVLEALVTLPIVLPPTVIGFYLLVAFSPQHPPGSWWIALTGGSLAFTFTGLVLASIVYSLPFAVQPFQAALRAVPTELLDASRASGATAWRTWWRVHLPLARRGVGAGLTLAFAHTLGEFGVVLMIGGSIPGETRVASIALYDEVQKLNYPVAHAFAATLLVISFGLLVVVAVLQRRPQ, from the coding sequence GTGTTCGCCCTCGTAACAGTGTTCGGTGTCTGGCTGCTCTCGGCACCGCTGTGGGAATCGCTCTGGCTCACGTTCAAGCTCGCCGGCATCACCACAGTCCTGCTCGGGCTGATCGGACTGCCGCTCGCGCATTGGCTCAACACCACGCGCCGTCGAATGGCTCCGGTGCTGGAGGCGTTGGTGACGCTGCCGATCGTGCTGCCACCGACCGTGATCGGCTTTTATTTGCTGGTGGCATTTTCGCCGCAACACCCGCCGGGCAGCTGGTGGATCGCGCTGACGGGCGGGTCCCTTGCTTTCACGTTCACGGGGTTGGTTCTGGCCTCGATCGTCTACTCGTTGCCCTTCGCGGTGCAGCCGTTTCAAGCCGCCCTGCGCGCGGTGCCGACGGAACTGCTCGACGCCAGCCGCGCGAGCGGAGCCACCGCATGGCGCACATGGTGGCGGGTGCATCTGCCGCTCGCCCGCCGTGGGGTCGGTGCGGGACTCACGCTCGCGTTTGCGCACACGCTGGGCGAGTTCGGCGTCGTGCTGATGATCGGCGGCTCCATCCCGGGCGAAACGCGGGTGGCCAGCATCGCGCTCTACGACGAAGTCCAGAAACTCAACTATCCCGTGGCTCACGCTTTCGCCGCCACGTTGCTCGTCATCTCGTTTGGGCTGCTCGTGGTGGTGGCGGTGTTGCAACGGCGTCCGCAGTGA
- the modA gene encoding molybdate ABC transporter substrate-binding protein yields the protein MHPTFVQTCRRMLGVAWLLIATPSLVTAAETVAARTKITVAAASSLQPLLDPLQTRFAAAHRELELVFITAATGSLVAQIRHGAPYDVLLAADLDYPRTLVASGEADADALFTFALGQLVLIPRPPAASEDWTTRLRDPAVRRIAIGNPDIAPYGRAAREVLRRAGLWDELTPKIVIGDNIAQALQFVSRGHAEYGFVALSQLRLLDGDGPLNPSAYWAFPDTLPQGALLLKRAKQPMAAGVFLSWLQDDDARAVLHQFGYRDPADVADR from the coding sequence ATGCACCCGACATTCGTCCAGACCTGCCGCAGGATGCTGGGCGTGGCGTGGCTGTTAATCGCGACGCCGTCGCTGGTGACCGCCGCCGAAACCGTCGCGGCGCGAACCAAAATCACCGTGGCGGCGGCATCGAGTTTGCAACCCCTGCTGGACCCCTTGCAGACCCGTTTCGCCGCCGCGCACCGCGAACTGGAACTCGTGTTCATCACGGCCGCCACGGGTTCGCTGGTGGCCCAGATCCGGCATGGCGCGCCCTACGACGTATTGCTCGCCGCCGATCTCGATTATCCGCGCACCCTGGTCGCCAGCGGCGAAGCCGACGCCGACGCGTTGTTCACCTTTGCCCTCGGGCAACTCGTGCTGATCCCGCGCCCCCCCGCCGCCTCGGAGGACTGGACGACGCGTCTCCGCGACCCCGCGGTGCGCCGGATCGCCATCGGCAATCCCGACATCGCTCCCTACGGCCGGGCGGCGCGCGAGGTGCTGCGAAGGGCGGGATTATGGGATGAGCTCACGCCCAAAATCGTCATCGGTGACAACATTGCCCAAGCCCTGCAATTTGTGAGCCGCGGCCACGCCGAATACGGTTTTGTGGCCTTATCCCAACTCCGATTGCTCGACGGCGACGGCCCCTTGAATCCGTCCGCGTATTGGGCATTCCCCGACACCCTGCCCCAAGGCGCCCTGTTGTTGAAACGAGCGAAACAGCCGATGGCGGCCGGCGTTTTCCTGTCATGGTTGCAGGATGATGACGCGCGCGCCGTGTTGCACCAGTTCGGCTATCGCGACCCGGCCGACGTCGCGGACCGCTAA
- a CDS encoding alkaline phosphatase D family protein — protein MSFSRYFILLLALLAFSAGANAQLVSRGPWSGAVTAYSAEVNLVLFESRLTTLEVSSDRDFVRKLTFPEEPRRKSDLPLLTRYRLKRLEPNTTYYYRVVAGRDRERQRVGQLRTGPIPGQAASFRFIVAGGAATGSEAGAFSEIRYQAPLFFVQLGNLHNASINANDARVFAETYHRVLDSFTHVELLQRVPAVYTWDRFDYGQGADRESPNAFPAHLTYRHYIPHYPLPADSAPELADDLIGEKPITQAFTVGRVRFIVLDTRTQRTPVNTPEGPEKSMLGKWQREWLENELVRAQSNHVLTFILTSVPWHASGTPYADDWSRYTHERNEIAQWISDQGLRNIAFISANGGTLSAVTGTAAPDQLPEFQVGEIDLHFNHVEGPWDVGPLFREETEEFFGVFDIDDNRSSIKVTFIGMNQNGSERLRTVLEFSVN, from the coding sequence ATGAGCTTCTCTCGATACTTCATTCTGCTGCTCGCACTCCTCGCTTTCAGCGCCGGGGCCAACGCGCAGTTGGTTTCGCGCGGTCCCTGGAGCGGGGCGGTGACCGCCTACTCTGCGGAGGTGAACCTCGTGCTGTTCGAATCGCGCCTCACCACGCTCGAAGTGAGCAGTGATCGCGATTTCGTGCGCAAGCTCACCTTTCCCGAGGAGCCACGACGCAAATCCGACCTGCCGTTGCTCACCCGCTATCGCCTGAAACGACTCGAACCCAACACGACCTACTACTATCGCGTGGTGGCGGGCCGCGACCGCGAAAGGCAACGCGTGGGACAACTCCGCACCGGACCCATTCCGGGTCAGGCAGCCTCGTTTCGGTTCATTGTCGCCGGCGGAGCCGCGACCGGTTCGGAAGCAGGGGCGTTCTCCGAAATCCGCTACCAGGCCCCGTTGTTTTTTGTGCAACTGGGCAACCTCCACAACGCGTCGATCAACGCGAATGACGCCCGGGTGTTTGCGGAAACCTACCACCGGGTCCTCGACTCGTTCACCCACGTGGAACTCCTGCAACGCGTGCCCGCCGTCTACACGTGGGATCGCTTTGACTACGGTCAGGGCGCGGACCGGGAGTCGCCCAACGCCTTCCCCGCCCACCTCACCTATCGTCACTACATCCCGCACTACCCTCTGCCAGCCGACAGCGCACCGGAGCTGGCCGACGATCTGATTGGTGAAAAACCCATCACGCAGGCGTTCACCGTCGGTCGCGTGCGGTTCATCGTGCTCGACACGCGCACCCAACGCACCCCCGTCAACACGCCCGAGGGACCCGAAAAATCCATGCTCGGAAAGTGGCAACGCGAGTGGCTCGAAAACGAGTTGGTTCGCGCCCAGAGCAACCACGTATTGACGTTCATTCTGACGTCGGTGCCGTGGCATGCTTCCGGGACGCCCTACGCCGATGACTGGAGTCGCTACACCCACGAGCGCAACGAGATTGCCCAATGGATAAGCGATCAGGGCCTGCGCAACATTGCCTTCATCAGCGCCAACGGCGGCACCCTCTCCGCCGTCACCGGCACGGCCGCGCCCGACCAGCTGCCCGAGTTCCAAGTGGGTGAAATCGATCTGCACTTCAATCACGTCGAAGGCCCGTGGGACGTCGGCCCCTTGTTTCGGGAGGAGACCGAGGAATTCTTCGGTGTGTTCGACATCGATGACAACCGCAGCTCGATCAAAGTCACCTTCATCGGCATGAACCAAAACGGCAGCGAACGACTGCGCACCGTGCTCGAATTTTCGGTCAATTGA
- a CDS encoding DUF3127 domain-containing protein, with the protein MFEISGSVKKIFEEQTFGSGFNKREFVLTTEAERYPQDIKFECVKDKVNLLAPLKAGDKVKVFFDLRGREWKENYYVNLNAWKVESLGEGAPAGGDPDGPPLREPEAGAGELMDEEPPF; encoded by the coding sequence ATGTTCGAAATCTCCGGATCCGTTAAAAAAATCTTTGAAGAACAAACCTTCGGCAGCGGCTTCAATAAACGTGAGTTTGTGCTCACGACCGAGGCGGAACGCTACCCTCAGGACATCAAGTTCGAGTGTGTGAAGGACAAGGTGAACCTGCTCGCGCCGCTCAAGGCCGGCGACAAAGTGAAAGTCTTCTTCGACCTGCGGGGTCGCGAATGGAAGGAAAACTATTACGTGAACCTCAACGCCTGGAAGGTCGAAAGTCTCGGCGAAGGTGCCCCGGCCGGAGGCGACCCCGACGGCCCGCCCCTGCGTGAACCCGAAGCCGGTGCCGGTGAGTTGATGGACGAAGAACCGCCGTTCTAG
- a CDS encoding M12 family metallo-peptidase, which produces MTAPDSHSSRHRRRRLWLVIFLTGIAGVSWWSNDAAPVSDTETLPAIDEAPPITSSASVPAAAASAPLTTVRPAVPALWTVVAPPANAAQIEQRVEAATRAYHYVAIDEALLAGKASPFWQSGTGRLQLPLPDGRLIEVVVERSTARGPDRFSSEGRVVGVPTGRFILASNRGTVSASLHGLEPGEFKVRTIEIDGARATQLYVVEPELMGDCEVAPSSSRDRVQLPPMAFAEAGARAGVADETLASGDAVVDLLMVYTSAVTAALGGPVNVETEIDLSVAQMNSDFAASGISARIHLAGTLEVEYPDDDISTAFPRWQDEALERISGVTDGYMDEVHAKRDAVGADVVSLIVRRPDSTGAGIAYILERVGHYSEPFYAFSVINYAGMSDATVLSHEVGHSLGCAHDLSNAGATPARGYHGAYPHSYGYRVNAADSRGFTRQVRSIMAYAPGTRLRYYSSPDTSISSYVSGSQTVTFPNPVTFGVAEADGVDAADNTRTIERTAFQVAGYRLSPDRSGAGRLVNVSTRAFVGTGYQTLTGGFVVTGTDARRVLIRAPGPTIGAAPFSVPNALADPVLRVNALGSGLIATNDDWGVPAANATVVASAGQSAGAFSLANGSRDAAVVLDLAPGNYTAEVTGAGGAEGYALIEAYGVGEGGDSRLLNLSTRAFASAADPMVAGFVVQADDDTPGQRKTMFIRVRGPSLVNYGLPADVVMPDPTIEIFDANAELVYFNDDWDAPSADLDGTNRDAIPLLRRGTVDQPSEAAVFAAAMAVGEIDMEPVEPAAVVELPPGLYTVFVRPFESLPDQPGESGVAIVEVFEISP; this is translated from the coding sequence ATGACCGCCCCCGATTCTCATTCCAGCCGTCACCGTCGCCGGCGCTTGTGGTTGGTGATTTTCCTCACCGGAATCGCCGGGGTGTCGTGGTGGTCGAACGACGCCGCGCCCGTGTCGGACACCGAAACGTTGCCGGCGATTGACGAGGCCCCGCCCATAACGTCGTCCGCCTCCGTCCCGGCCGCCGCAGCGTCGGCGCCGTTGACTACGGTGCGACCGGCGGTTCCGGCGCTCTGGACCGTGGTCGCACCGCCGGCCAACGCCGCGCAAATCGAACAGCGTGTCGAGGCCGCCACGCGGGCTTATCATTATGTGGCGATTGATGAAGCGTTGTTGGCGGGCAAGGCCTCTCCGTTTTGGCAGTCCGGGACCGGGCGCTTGCAGCTGCCGTTGCCCGACGGCCGCCTCATCGAGGTGGTAGTGGAGCGTAGCACCGCACGGGGGCCGGATCGATTTTCGAGTGAAGGCCGCGTGGTCGGCGTGCCGACCGGGCGATTCATTCTCGCGTCGAATCGAGGCACGGTCTCCGCGTCGCTGCACGGGCTCGAACCGGGTGAATTCAAAGTGCGCACCATCGAGATCGATGGCGCACGGGCCACGCAGCTCTACGTGGTGGAGCCGGAACTCATGGGTGATTGTGAAGTGGCGCCGTCGTCGAGCCGCGACCGGGTGCAGTTGCCACCGATGGCCTTCGCGGAGGCGGGCGCACGAGCTGGAGTCGCCGATGAAACACTGGCGAGTGGCGATGCGGTGGTGGACCTGCTGATGGTCTACACTTCGGCGGTCACCGCCGCATTGGGAGGCCCGGTCAACGTCGAGACCGAGATCGATTTGTCGGTCGCGCAGATGAACTCCGATTTTGCCGCCAGCGGAATCTCCGCCCGTATCCATTTGGCGGGCACGTTGGAGGTGGAATACCCCGACGACGATATCAGCACGGCCTTTCCCCGTTGGCAGGATGAGGCGTTGGAACGTATTTCGGGGGTGACGGATGGATACATGGATGAGGTTCACGCCAAGCGAGACGCGGTCGGCGCGGATGTGGTGAGTCTCATCGTGCGTCGACCCGATTCGACGGGGGCTGGCATCGCTTATATTCTCGAGCGGGTAGGGCACTACTCCGAGCCGTTCTATGCCTTTTCAGTAATCAACTACGCCGGGATGAGTGATGCCACGGTGCTGTCGCATGAAGTCGGGCATTCGCTCGGTTGCGCGCATGATCTGAGCAACGCAGGCGCGACGCCCGCCCGCGGTTATCATGGTGCTTATCCGCACAGCTACGGGTATCGCGTGAATGCCGCCGACAGCAGGGGTTTCACGCGGCAGGTTCGGTCGATCATGGCTTACGCCCCGGGCACGCGGTTGCGGTATTACTCCAGTCCGGACACCTCGATTTCCTCCTACGTGTCAGGCAGTCAAACGGTCACGTTTCCGAATCCGGTGACCTTTGGCGTGGCCGAAGCCGACGGCGTGGATGCGGCGGACAACACCCGCACGATCGAACGCACCGCTTTTCAAGTCGCCGGATATCGCTTGTCGCCCGATCGGTCGGGAGCCGGACGACTCGTGAATGTTTCGACCCGGGCGTTTGTGGGCACGGGTTATCAAACACTCACGGGTGGTTTTGTCGTCACCGGCACGGACGCGCGTCGTGTGCTTATCCGTGCGCCGGGACCGACCATCGGGGCGGCTCCCTTTAGTGTGCCGAATGCATTGGCCGATCCGGTGCTGCGCGTGAACGCGTTGGGATCGGGCCTGATCGCGACCAACGATGATTGGGGCGTGCCCGCTGCCAATGCGACGGTGGTGGCCAGTGCGGGCCAAAGCGCGGGAGCGTTTTCATTGGCCAACGGCAGTCGCGATGCCGCCGTCGTGCTCGATCTCGCTCCGGGCAACTACACTGCCGAAGTCACCGGCGCGGGTGGGGCGGAGGGTTACGCCCTCATCGAGGCTTACGGGGTGGGCGAAGGCGGCGATTCCCGTTTACTCAATTTATCCACCCGCGCGTTCGCGTCTGCCGCCGACCCCATGGTGGCCGGTTTTGTCGTGCAGGCGGATGACGATACTCCCGGTCAGCGCAAAACGATGTTCATCCGGGTGCGAGGGCCGTCGTTGGTCAACTACGGGTTGCCTGCGGACGTCGTGATGCCCGACCCGACGATCGAGATTTTCGACGCCAACGCCGAGTTGGTCTATTTCAACGACGACTGGGATGCGCCTTCGGCGGATCTCGATGGCACCAACCGCGACGCCATTCCTCTGCTTCGCCGTGGGACCGTGGATCAGCCTTCGGAGGCCGCTGTGTTTGCGGCGGCAATGGCTGTCGGCGAAATCGACATGGAACCCGTCGAGCCAGCGGCCGTGGTCGAGTTGCCGCCCGGTCTCTACACCGTGTTTGTGCGACCGTTTGAGTCGCTCCCCGATCAACCAGGCGAGTCCGGGGTGGCGATCGTCGAAGTCTTCGAAATATCGCCCTGA